A window of Daucus carota subsp. sativus chromosome 2, DH1 v3.0, whole genome shotgun sequence genomic DNA:
CTTACTATAGACTGCCTCGccttttttcttctttattttgttCGATTTCGTTCTTCTTTCTTCACCTTTTTAACCTCTTTTTATTTTGTTCTCAGTGCGCAATCAGCTCCTAATTTACTGCATGTAGTTAGTTTTGTATCCGAGGATAACCCAACACAATCTTTCTCCTCAAGTTTGTATTAGCGAGTTGGTGAATGGATTGCGTGTGATCAAAATAATGAACCAGGAAACATTGCGAACTTGGGGTAGCTAGAATATTATAAACCAATTGTCCACTAAAAATTAAGTGATAATAAAAAAGCTAGAATATTTATAAAGCGCAATATACTTACAagttaaataataaaactttatGACTGTATGAATAAAAGACGTTCACAATCGTTTTTCTCAATGTGCTTCATTCCCATGACAGAAACTAAAGTCTGCGTGTACCCAATGCCATATGCAACAGCGAGACAATCAACGTCAAAGGCATGGCTGTTACTGCGGAGTAGTGCATGAGTTTTTGGATCAAAATGCAAACATCTGTATTCTTTGTAATCACTAAAAAATAAATCACCATTCCTAAAACATTGAACGATATGCATCCGTCTTGTCAAACTAATTGGTCCAACCGTGTACATCTTATTCCAGGTTTCACCATTTGTTTCATTGAGAGCATAAACATCGACAGATGTAGTTTTGTCCCAACAATATTCATGGACTAAGCAAACAAGAAGATTGTTCAAATTCCCTGTAGCCATCTTTTGGTTGGGCAAAAGATCTGGGGCATGAAACAACCTAAAAACTTCATGTCCTATATCAAATGAGATGACATCATGTTTTCTTCCATATGCCATACTGTAATTCCAATAAACCCTATTACCGACAGTTATGGCATATTTAAAAAGTTCACCATTCTCTAATTCGAAACTAGAAGAAACATTGATATGAGCCCAAGAACGAGCATTACAAGAGTAGACATCAGCTACCACCTGCCCAGGTTTGTtagctttatttttatttcgagTCTTGATGATGTAGATCACTTTATAATCCTTTTTAATCGAATCAAAAACAAACGCGAAAGAGAAATCACCTGCCTTGATATTATATGCATTCAAGGGAGGACGAACATCCTTGTAGCGATGAGTTGCAGGGTTCCAAATCCCGATACATGGTATTGATTTCGACTTATCATTGTAACTGTACAGACACACTAAGCCATTCACTGAACCAGCCAGCACCATGCCCGACGACAACAGAGGATAGTCAAATTCATTCACTGGACCAACTTTGCTACACACAAATAGAGGAAAGTTGAAGATATTGTCTTCGGAGATATGCTTATGGCGGAGTGTAGGGTGACACCTGATAATCACTCTGTCATTACTGGGATCCATTACGCTGCGAGCGACATGAGCTTTTATAAAGATCGGATCACGAGAGATGAGAAATTGCCAAGATTTACAGACACATTGAAATTGCATGAGGATTTTCACAGGCAGTCGGGTTAGAATCTCAAACCGGATTATATCATCAGGAATAATGGAAATCTTATCCATGTTCATGTGCACGTCGCCTCTGGATAGCTTAGCTTATCAAATATCGTCGTTATGTATCTTTTCCTTCTGAGATATGGTGAAAAGCCTCTGGTTCAAAACCAAACCCTACCAAAATATATAGGAGTAATTTAGACTTTCCATGTTCTAAATTTGTAAGAATTAGTTTTTCTAAACCAAATAAAAGTAGGTTTgtaaaaatagaaataattttataatcagAATATGATTTTGAAGTTCCACGTCCCCCACTAGCAAGTTCCGAACTAAGAGGTTGTTTGATAAAACTGAATAAAAAATGCTGAGTCATTAAATTTGCTGAATACATTGAATGAAGAATTTACCTGAATGAAAAATTTACTGAAAGAAATTTATTGTTTGATAACAATCATATTAAAACATCTGAATGacaatatatttatcattttaaccTTATAATTCCAACATACAtcataaatcatccaaaattataacaaatataattttattcaaaattataaaaaaagtataatcttatccaaaattataaaaattacaaaaatgtaaatcattcggaattattaaaaaattataattttggataaatttttataattttggatgatttatgatgttaaattttttataatttttataattttggaattTTATCCATaactataatttcaaaattatatttttaaattttatctaaaacacatcataaatcatccaaaatttttatctaaaatcttaaaaaaattaatccaaaattataaaaatcatccaaaatttttataattttatatatttatagccCATATCAAGATTAatcaattcctttttttttaaagaaaagtgACGGGCACCTGATAATACACTGTTAAAGCAGCTAGCATAAACGCAGGAAGAGTGAAAATTAAGTGTGTTTTGGTTTCATTAAGCATGTTTGATAATCTgttgaaaaaattaaatctcTGACCGAATAAGTAAAATGGCCATTAAGAGGCTATTAAGAGTTATCAAACACCCCCTAAGAAAAACAGCTAAGCGATTTTATGTTTTAACAAGATGAAAATCTTAACTTgtgacaataataaaaaaaaagatatctTAACTTTAATCATGTATATATGAACTTATACAATATTAGTAAGATAatgcaaaaattaaatttgatattatattatataaatatattgatataaatatatatttttaaattatccaatttttaaaatatatacatatttttgataaaaatctaGGCATGTCACTTATATtcaaatcaaaacattaaaattttggcTGATTTGTTCGCCAATCGGTATCTGAATTACGAgcctccttaatttataacatattttaacgcatatttattattattataattgaaGTATATTTCTGAATATTATTATCGACACATATATTCagactaatttttaattaatatttttgataagctTAGCCATATAAGTATTTCGTACTCCTTAATTCATTACATACTTTTTTTATTACCACTAAATATTCACGCTTAAGGACCtcattaatttataacatattataataattatgtgTTAtagttaaaacaaaattaaaattctcaTCAAAACATATGTAGTGAGACTAGTTCATGTGCACGTCGCCCATAGTTTCACGCTTGTGCTCAAACTTTACATTAAATTACAAAAAGTTGGCCCATAGTTCTTTCGGTTTTTGAAAGTGTAGCCTTGGTTACTCGTTAAAATTTGTCATAAACTtacataatttcaaaataaattttagaacTGTGATCAAATTTTGCACTGAGTTACCAGAATTTGGTCCAATATTTGTATAGTTACCCGTGTATGCGTACAAaatcattcaaaaatttattaaatattaattatacatctatttttaatttatcttctaaattttataattataataaaatattatcaaatttcaaaaaatagggGAACGTAGAATAATTCTTTTTATCACAttttatatgacaatttttaattgatttcatccCGGAAATAATAACGAGCCCCCTATATGCAcactaattttcaaataaaattagtcTTCTAACTAAaatcggccaatttaatatttaataatgaatttatgtgtcttttattattttaatatttttaaaaaaaatataataattaaaattgtaatacaatatatgagtaaaataaaatatataatacgaTTTGAATTctataattagtaattaatgtaTTGGTGGTGTATTGTCTACCAAAAAACTGCATCCTATCAGTTACTACCGAGatgcattaaatatattttaacatgtgCCGTTAGGGCATAGGTTAACTGGCCTCgcagcaagtccaacaatgttttaggaagtgttttaaaaatataatataaaatgggtttgtctagtgtgtgcccaagggcacatgctaagcaccaaattctataaatttggtggatttttattggtgtggttggtgaatttgcagggggtccaccattatagaGAATTGCAAGCCAATAAAAATCACCCAAACTTATGAATTTTAGTGCTTAgcgtgtgcccatgggcacacactagaaaaaccgatataaaatagtgtcctagtgatttaggacatcttTTTGATACATGAACTCCAATAATATTTCTCATAATTGTGctttattattaaactaataatttatttgaattagtaTTGGAGAGAAGTGAAAAGGTAAGAGGAAAGAGATTTATTGAAATAGTgggaaattaatattttagtgtGAAAATTGGTTTAGGATAtgcttagagcaactccagtaGCTTAGCTATTTAgagtcttaaaccaaaatatgagaAATATGGGGAAAAAAAATCTACTACAACAGTATCctagtgattccctaaatcactaagatgcATTAGCCATGCCTTATTTTTAGCTAACCTCCCTCCTCTCCTAaatctattttattataaattttgaaaacaagCACGTTCATTCTATTCATCTAttgtaataatgataatttttaataataaaatagcgtataaagaatgaatataaggaatattgttggaggtggaaataattattattatcttaagttATTAGgatctaatattttatattatatttaaggaatgtGTTAAAATGCTGTTGAAGTTGCTCTTAgtggtgcctcaaaaatagACACTTATTGGATGTTGATTTAAAGGACATTGTTGAAACACACGTTTAattcaaatatcttaaattttaatttaaaacaccAATTTTAAAACGAGGGATAAGGCATGTGCACATATTACAGTCAGTTATCCTCGTCACCTTTTTTAACAATAGTGCTACGTGCACAAAATTGTATAGACCACATAttattatgtacaaaattttgtacacattCATGtgcatcaaatttttatttattttaaactcctgATATTGGCTTCATTGCCTAGGCTtcataatacataaattatatttagttgatttcacttaaaaaatatttttattattagttttgaaagataataaaatttataaattagaacaAAGTtctatgtagtccacatatttactgtagtaccgtaaaccacatatgttctgcaactatagaatgacataaaaacattgcaaaatgtgttattttgcaaatcatgttctataaacatcattattttgttaaaaaaattgataatcctaaacattctacaaattaaatagtgaaaaatacactattctgcaaaacatgttaagtttgcagaacatatttacatattacagaacatatgtgttctacttgtcgaacataaatgattttcaatatttatcatgaaatagtgatatttatagaatgtatttcataaaataacaagttttatacattttgcaatgtttttatgccatcttatagttgcagaacatacgtggtctacggtactacagtagatttgtggactacatggaacttaattattgtataaaaattaatactttGATAAATATCCTTgatttttgaaacaaaggtgttaatctaataataaaaaaccatacagcatctacaccaatgatcaagtcgaacaaacagtaatttgcaatcgcctgttctcataaagagacagttaaacgatattttgaagaaaatgtatatacaaatacaagtaacCGCTTCATGCACCttcgttgaattactggtaccctcttcatcaaGCCCTGACAGAGttatcgtttgagctatcgaccaaaacggcgattccatacaaactttcatcaccaaatcaagaccccgcttacaattaagaagcgaaaaacaaaactctcaccagggagagaaaacaacttTAGATCTGAAGCAGAACCATAGAAACAAGAGAAGTCTGATTGAAAATCCACCCGCTTGAAACAGAGAAGAAATacaacgaaatctccgatggtttttagatctaagaattctcTCGAGAATAGATCCGGAacagaaccacaaaaacaagagaaatcagacTAAAACTCATccgcttggaagagagacagcgaaatctccgataGTTTTAGATCTAAATTTCCCGagaagatgtgttattcaaAAACTAggaagaaaaacaaagaaatcAAGTGATTCGGgactttccaccggtgaaaaccgatggaaacCCAAGGCGGCTGTGACAAAGGAGAGGCCAGAGAGTATCAGGGTTTTactattttaattactttttatGAATTGACATTAAATATCcttgatttttaatattcaaCAGGAGTTTATATTGGACATTATTTACGGGGATTCTACTGTACAAGAGAATTATGTGTGGATTTAAATAGACGACTACCGATTAGAAACGTTCTATTTCGTGTCTTGCTGTTACTGGTCACGGCTCCATCACTCCCATTTTGTAGGG
This region includes:
- the LOC108207817 gene encoding putative F-box protein At1g32420 is translated as MDKISIIPDDIIRFEILTRLPVKILMQFQCVCKSWQFLISRDPIFIKAHVARSVMDPSNDRVIIRCHPTLRHKHISEDNIFNFPLFVCSKVGPVNEFDYPLLSSGMVLAGSVNGLVCLYSYNDKSKSIPCIGIWNPATHRYKDVRPPLNAYNIKAGDFSFAFVFDSIKKDYKVIYIIKTRNKNKANKPGQVVADVYSCNARSWAHINVSSSFELENGELFKYAITVGNRVYWNYSMAYGRKHDVISFDIGHEVFRLFHAPDLLPNQKMATGNLNNLLVCLVHEYCWDKTTSVDVYALNETNGETWNKMYTVGPISLTRRMHIVQCFRNGDLFFSDYKEYRCLHFDPKTHALLRSNSHAFDVDCLAVAYGIGYTQTLVSVMGMKHIEKNDCERLLFIQS